A single Phoenix dactylifera cultivar Barhee BC4 chromosome 1, palm_55x_up_171113_PBpolish2nd_filt_p, whole genome shotgun sequence DNA region contains:
- the LOC103701594 gene encoding AP-1 complex subunit gamma-2-like isoform X2: MGPASSSLKEKHHGVLIAGVQLCTDLCKASTDALEYLRKNCTEGLVRILRDVSNSPYAPEYDVAGITDPFLHIRVLRLMRMLGQGDADSSEYMNDILAQVATKTESNKNAGNAILYECVETIMGIEASSGLRVLAINILGRFLSNRDNNIRYVALHMLMKAVTVDFQAVQRHRTTILECVKDSDASIRKRALELVFLLVNDTNVKSLTKELIDYLEVSDQEFKGDLTAKICSIVEKFSQEKLWYIDQMFKVLSLAGNYVKDDVWHALIVMISNAPDLQGYSVRSLYKAFQTSNEQETLVRVTVWCIGEYGEMLVNNVGVLEMEEPMTVTESDAVDAVEVALKCNSSDITTRAMSLVALLKLSSRFPPTSERIREIVMQHKGNVELELQQRSIEFNSIIQRHRNIKSSLVERMPVLDESAFIGKRVGSSQATLSADKSSRPTSGSPGASLKLPNGVAKPPPAPLVDLLDLSSDDVPASTSSTTDFLHDLLGGDLMSPSSSAPSGGGAGTDILMDLLSIGSPSAPTDVSVPNIISSNQGNAGELETAPASVMDFLDGLPSNSSLPGDKDPIYPSITAFESSTLKISFSFTKQPGKPQDTVIQATFTNLSSNTYTDFIFQAAVPKFIQLHLDPASSSTLPASGNGTIMQTLSVTNSQQGQKPLAMRIRMVYRVNNEDKTEQGQINNFPPGL, from the exons ATGGGCCCTGCTTCTTCTTCGCTGAAGGAAAAACATCATGGAGTTTTAATAGCTGGAGTTCAGCTCTGTACAGATCTATGCAAAGCTAGTACCGACGCCCTAGAATATTTGAGAAAG AACTGCACAGAAGGACTGGTTCGAATACTGAGAGATGTATCAAATAGTCCATATGCACCTGAGTATGACGTTGCTGGGATTACAGACCCGTTTCTGCACATCCGAGTGCTTAGGCTTATGCGTATGCTGGGCCAAGGAGATGCAGATTCCAGTGAGTATATGAATGACATTCTTGCTCAG gTTGCGACAAAAACTGAGTCAAACAAAAATGCTGGAAATGCTATTCTGTATGAATGTGTTGAAACTATCATGGGTATTGAAGCTAGTAGTGGTCTTCGTGTGCTTGCTATCAATATTTTGGGAAGATTCTTGTCAAATCGTGACAACAATATCag aTATGTTGCCCTTCATATGCTCATGAAGGCTGTTACAGTTGATTTTCAAGCAGTGCAAAGGCACAGAACAACGATTCTGGAGTGCGTCAAG GATTCTGATGCCTCCATCCGGAAAAGAGCCCTTGAACTTGTTTTTCTCTTAGTCAATGACACCAATGTGAAGTCTTTGACAAAAGAACTTATTGATTACCTAGAAGTAAGTGATCAAGAATTCAAGGGAGATCTGACTGCCAAAATTTGCTCAATTGTTGAGAA gtTTTCTCAAGAGAAGCTATGGTATATTGATCAGATGTTCAAGGTTTTATCTCTG GCTGGGAACTATGTAAAAGATGATGTGTGGCATGCCCTAATAGTCATGATAAGCAATGCACCTGACCTTCAAGGATACTCTGTAAGGTCATTATACAAGGCATTCCAAACTTCAAACGAACAG GAGACTTTAGTGCGAGTAACAGTATGGTGCATTGGTGAATATGGCGAGATGCTGGTCAATAATGTTGGAGTGCTGGAAATGGAGGAACCAATGACA GTAACAGAATCTGATGCTGTGGATGCTGTAGAGGTTGCCTTAAAATGTAATTCTTCAGACATCACAACTCGAGCAATGTCCTTGGTTGCTCTTTTGAAGCTCTCCTCACGTTTTCCTCCCACCTCGGA GAGGATAAGAGAGATAGTTATGCAGCATAAAGGAAATGTTGAACTAGAGTTACAGCAAAGATCAATTGAATTCAACTCGATCATCCAAAGACATCGGAATATTAA ATCTTCTTTAGTTGAAAGGATGCCTGTTCTGGATGAGTCAGCTTTTATTGGAAAGAGAGTGGGCTCTTCACAAGCAACCCTTTCAGCAGATAAATCTAGCCGACCAACCTCTGGATCTCCAGGGGCCTCACTGAAGCTTCCAAACGGTGTAGCCAAACCACCACCAGCTCCCCTGGTGGATCTACTTGATTTAAGTTCAGATGATGTGCCAGCTTCTACTTCATCTACTACTGATTTTCTGCATGACCTGTTGGGTGGTGATTTGATGAGTCCATCATCATCAG CTCCATCAGGGGGGGGTGCAGGTACAGATATTCTGATGGATCTTTTATCAATTGGATCACCTTCTGCACCAACTGATGTATCAGTACCTAACATTATTTCCTCCAACCAAG GGAATGCAGGAGAGCTTGAAACTGCTCCTGCTTCAGTAATGGATTTTTTGGATGGCTTACCATCAAATTCATCTCTTCCAG GTGACAAGGATCCAATTTATCCATCTATCACAGCTTTTGAGAGTAGCACCTTGAAGATTTCATTCAGCTTCACAAAGCAGCCTGGAAAACCACAAGATACAGTGATCCAGGCTACATTTACAAATTTGTCATCTAATACTTACACAGATTTCATTTTTCAAGCAGCTGTTCCAAAG TTCATCCAGTTGCATTTAGACCCAGCTAGCAGCAGTACTCTTCCAGCCAGTGGCAATGGGACAATTATGCAAACGCTTAGTGTCACTAATAGCCAGCAGGGGCAG
- the LOC103701594 gene encoding AP-1 complex subunit gamma-2-like isoform X1 codes for MNPFSSGTRLRDMIRAIRACKTAAEERAVVRKECAAIRAAISENDQDYRHRNLAKLMFIHMLGYPTHFGQMECLKLIASAGFPEKRIGYLGLMLLLDERQEVLMLVTNSLKQDLNHSNQYIVGLALCALGNICSAEMARDLAPEVERLLQIRDPNIKKKAALCSIRIIRKVPDLAENFMGPASSSLKEKHHGVLIAGVQLCTDLCKASTDALEYLRKNCTEGLVRILRDVSNSPYAPEYDVAGITDPFLHIRVLRLMRMLGQGDADSSEYMNDILAQVATKTESNKNAGNAILYECVETIMGIEASSGLRVLAINILGRFLSNRDNNIRYVALHMLMKAVTVDFQAVQRHRTTILECVKDSDASIRKRALELVFLLVNDTNVKSLTKELIDYLEVSDQEFKGDLTAKICSIVEKFSQEKLWYIDQMFKVLSLAGNYVKDDVWHALIVMISNAPDLQGYSVRSLYKAFQTSNEQETLVRVTVWCIGEYGEMLVNNVGVLEMEEPMTVTESDAVDAVEVALKCNSSDITTRAMSLVALLKLSSRFPPTSERIREIVMQHKGNVELELQQRSIEFNSIIQRHRNIKSSLVERMPVLDESAFIGKRVGSSQATLSADKSSRPTSGSPGASLKLPNGVAKPPPAPLVDLLDLSSDDVPASTSSTTDFLHDLLGGDLMSPSSSAPSGGGAGTDILMDLLSIGSPSAPTDVSVPNIISSNQGNAGELETAPASVMDFLDGLPSNSSLPGDKDPIYPSITAFESSTLKISFSFTKQPGKPQDTVIQATFTNLSSNTYTDFIFQAAVPKFIQLHLDPASSSTLPASGNGTIMQTLSVTNSQQGQKPLAMRIRMVYRVNNEDKTEQGQINNFPPGL; via the exons AGACATGATTCGAGCTATACGTGCTTGCAAAACTGCTGCAGAAGAGCGTGCTGTTGTGAGAAAAGAATGTGCTGCTATACGTGCTGCCATTAGTGAAAATGATCAGGATTATAGGCATCGTAATCTTGCGAAGCTCATGTTTATTCACATGCTTGGTTATCCTACTCATTTTGGTCAAATGGAATGTCTCAAACTGATAGCTTCTGCTGGTTTTCCTGAAAAGAGAATTGGCTATCTTGGTTTAATGCTTCTTCTTGATGAAAGGCAGGAAGTTCTTATGCTTGTTACAAATTCCTTGAAACA AGATCTCAATCATTCAAATCAGTATATTGTGGGTCTCGCACTTTGTGCTCTAGGGAATATATGTTCTGCAGAAATGGCGCGGGATCTTGCACCAGAAGTAGAAAGGTTACTACAAATTAGAGAcccaaacattaaaaaaaag GCTGCTTTGTGCTCTATAAGGATAATAAGAAAAGTTCCGGACTTAGCAGAAAACTTTATGGGCCCTGCTTCTTCTTCGCTGAAGGAAAAACATCATGGAGTTTTAATAGCTGGAGTTCAGCTCTGTACAGATCTATGCAAAGCTAGTACCGACGCCCTAGAATATTTGAGAAAG AACTGCACAGAAGGACTGGTTCGAATACTGAGAGATGTATCAAATAGTCCATATGCACCTGAGTATGACGTTGCTGGGATTACAGACCCGTTTCTGCACATCCGAGTGCTTAGGCTTATGCGTATGCTGGGCCAAGGAGATGCAGATTCCAGTGAGTATATGAATGACATTCTTGCTCAG gTTGCGACAAAAACTGAGTCAAACAAAAATGCTGGAAATGCTATTCTGTATGAATGTGTTGAAACTATCATGGGTATTGAAGCTAGTAGTGGTCTTCGTGTGCTTGCTATCAATATTTTGGGAAGATTCTTGTCAAATCGTGACAACAATATCag aTATGTTGCCCTTCATATGCTCATGAAGGCTGTTACAGTTGATTTTCAAGCAGTGCAAAGGCACAGAACAACGATTCTGGAGTGCGTCAAG GATTCTGATGCCTCCATCCGGAAAAGAGCCCTTGAACTTGTTTTTCTCTTAGTCAATGACACCAATGTGAAGTCTTTGACAAAAGAACTTATTGATTACCTAGAAGTAAGTGATCAAGAATTCAAGGGAGATCTGACTGCCAAAATTTGCTCAATTGTTGAGAA gtTTTCTCAAGAGAAGCTATGGTATATTGATCAGATGTTCAAGGTTTTATCTCTG GCTGGGAACTATGTAAAAGATGATGTGTGGCATGCCCTAATAGTCATGATAAGCAATGCACCTGACCTTCAAGGATACTCTGTAAGGTCATTATACAAGGCATTCCAAACTTCAAACGAACAG GAGACTTTAGTGCGAGTAACAGTATGGTGCATTGGTGAATATGGCGAGATGCTGGTCAATAATGTTGGAGTGCTGGAAATGGAGGAACCAATGACA GTAACAGAATCTGATGCTGTGGATGCTGTAGAGGTTGCCTTAAAATGTAATTCTTCAGACATCACAACTCGAGCAATGTCCTTGGTTGCTCTTTTGAAGCTCTCCTCACGTTTTCCTCCCACCTCGGA GAGGATAAGAGAGATAGTTATGCAGCATAAAGGAAATGTTGAACTAGAGTTACAGCAAAGATCAATTGAATTCAACTCGATCATCCAAAGACATCGGAATATTAA ATCTTCTTTAGTTGAAAGGATGCCTGTTCTGGATGAGTCAGCTTTTATTGGAAAGAGAGTGGGCTCTTCACAAGCAACCCTTTCAGCAGATAAATCTAGCCGACCAACCTCTGGATCTCCAGGGGCCTCACTGAAGCTTCCAAACGGTGTAGCCAAACCACCACCAGCTCCCCTGGTGGATCTACTTGATTTAAGTTCAGATGATGTGCCAGCTTCTACTTCATCTACTACTGATTTTCTGCATGACCTGTTGGGTGGTGATTTGATGAGTCCATCATCATCAG CTCCATCAGGGGGGGGTGCAGGTACAGATATTCTGATGGATCTTTTATCAATTGGATCACCTTCTGCACCAACTGATGTATCAGTACCTAACATTATTTCCTCCAACCAAG GGAATGCAGGAGAGCTTGAAACTGCTCCTGCTTCAGTAATGGATTTTTTGGATGGCTTACCATCAAATTCATCTCTTCCAG GTGACAAGGATCCAATTTATCCATCTATCACAGCTTTTGAGAGTAGCACCTTGAAGATTTCATTCAGCTTCACAAAGCAGCCTGGAAAACCACAAGATACAGTGATCCAGGCTACATTTACAAATTTGTCATCTAATACTTACACAGATTTCATTTTTCAAGCAGCTGTTCCAAAG TTCATCCAGTTGCATTTAGACCCAGCTAGCAGCAGTACTCTTCCAGCCAGTGGCAATGGGACAATTATGCAAACGCTTAGTGTCACTAATAGCCAGCAGGGGCAG